The following coding sequences lie in one Anguilla rostrata isolate EN2019 chromosome 8, ASM1855537v3, whole genome shotgun sequence genomic window:
- the LOC135261544 gene encoding uncharacterized protein LOC135261544, which translates to MGRCPLSPVTRMAALCCLLVAVAIRPVSCDEGQKSAEKQGDEREQVKVTQRGSLSSQLSVTTQATPTPLWVVVWGPTEMNEDETSLFVSGQQMDHYQKATKPWKQHQSAPTSGPQESLLGERERDNHEAGEGQFNKEEPEEVDPQFYVTVTISSVLIVSAIIITAKLCYDHRSSWHPPPLSPAMAPSLSLSLPCSLAPEGSRQTLQSTPSVRDRMPEVII; encoded by the exons ATGGGGAGATG ccccctctctcctgttacCCGAAtggctgccctctgctgtctgCTGGTTGCAGTGGCGATTCGCCCCGTGTCATGTGACGAGGGGCAGAAAAGTGCAGAGAAGCAAGGGGATGAAAGGGAGCAGGTGAAAGTGACACAGAGAGGCTCGCTCTCATCTCAGCTGTCCGTCACAACTCAGGCCACTCCCACCCCACTCTGGGTGGTCGTTTGGGGTCCCACAGAGATGAACGAAGACGAGACAAGCCTCTTTGTGTCTGGCCAACAAATGGATCATTATCAAAAGGCAACCAAGCCTTGGAAACAACACCAGAGCGCTCCAACCAGTGGACCGCAAGAGAGCttactgggagagagagagagagacaaccaTGAAGCTGGAGAAGGACAATTCAATAAGGAGGAACCAGAGGAAG ttGACCCTCAGTTCTATGTCACAGTGACCATTTCCTCAGTGTTAATTGTGTCAGCAATCATCATAACAGCTAAACTCTG TTATGATCACAGAAGTTCCTGGCACCCCCCGCCTCTTTCCCCTGCTAtggctccctctctttctctctctctcccttgttcCCTGGCTCCAGAGGGAAGCAGACAGACACTACAGAGCACTCCCTCTGTCAGAGACAG AATGCCTGAGGTGATCATTTAA